One stretch of Rhodopirellula islandica DNA includes these proteins:
- a CDS encoding A24 family peptidase has translation MSRRRSTYRILAVCLLIGYLLASVAYVWGAALWVTRWHPHFRVTDLLLPRANDVVLFTFFLVVGASVGSFLNVVVWRLPQRLNVNGHSFCPRCRNQLRARDNVPIFGWLWLSGRCRDCRLPISSRYPIVETLVGITFAVVGTTELTRWSLPYVGDSVRPNWLSTPFVDADLLTLILYHVVALATAWAAGLIRFDGNPLPPRLTLFAAVTLIGGMFALPQAMVVPWQLVGDSMPSMVGSWPPTGWMTTGGDWSVTLVQIGLRLLTSLVAAGFFARVLAKSFCPSADMKMDPLGSSTRRLVDLMVLIAVPAIVVGWQAVMGVILIAAILAKILEMFAFAQSRDSLGRFAVSLPVATSVQLLLWRGLVASHVWPSEQASQLGLIVSFFGVLAIPLWLDENGESLAPMGDEKDIGEIADHFDEDVR, from the coding sequence TTGTCGCGACGACGTTCAACCTATCGAATTCTCGCTGTCTGCTTGCTGATCGGGTATCTGCTCGCATCGGTGGCTTATGTGTGGGGGGCTGCGCTCTGGGTGACCCGTTGGCACCCTCATTTCCGGGTGACCGATCTGTTGTTGCCACGAGCCAATGACGTGGTCCTCTTCACGTTTTTTCTGGTGGTTGGGGCCAGCGTCGGCAGTTTCTTGAATGTGGTCGTGTGGCGATTGCCTCAGCGTTTGAACGTCAACGGCCATTCATTCTGCCCGCGATGTCGCAACCAGCTTCGAGCTCGTGACAATGTGCCGATTTTCGGTTGGCTGTGGTTGAGCGGGCGTTGCCGAGACTGCCGGCTTCCCATTTCGTCTCGTTATCCGATCGTTGAAACGTTGGTCGGGATCACGTTCGCGGTGGTGGGGACAACCGAATTGACGCGTTGGAGTCTGCCCTACGTGGGTGATTCCGTGCGGCCGAATTGGTTGTCGACCCCGTTCGTTGACGCGGATTTGTTGACGCTGATTTTGTATCACGTGGTGGCGCTGGCGACCGCCTGGGCGGCGGGGCTGATCCGGTTCGACGGGAATCCTTTGCCACCTCGATTGACATTGTTCGCGGCGGTGACGCTGATCGGCGGGATGTTCGCATTGCCGCAGGCGATGGTGGTTCCGTGGCAGCTTGTTGGCGATTCAATGCCATCGATGGTTGGTTCTTGGCCGCCGACCGGATGGATGACGACCGGTGGTGACTGGTCCGTGACCTTGGTCCAGATTGGATTGCGGTTGTTGACGTCGCTGGTGGCGGCGGGCTTCTTTGCTCGCGTGCTGGCGAAGAGCTTTTGTCCTTCGGCGGACATGAAGATGGACCCGCTCGGTTCATCAACGCGGCGGCTGGTTGATTTGATGGTCTTGATCGCGGTCCCAGCGATCGTGGTGGGCTGGCAAGCGGTGATGGGGGTGATTCTGATCGCGGCGATTTTAGCGAAGATTCTCGAGATGTTTGCATTCGCTCAGTCCCGTGATTCCTTGGGCCGTTTTGCGGTCAGTTTGCCGGTTGCGACGAGCGTGCAATTGTTGCTGTGGCGGGGGCTGGTGGCGTCCCACGTTTGGCCCAGCGAGCAGGCATCGCAACTTGGTTTGATTGTTTCGTTTTTCGGGGTTCTAGCGATTCCGTTGTGGTTGGATGAAAACGGGGAATCGCTCGCTCCAATGGGCGATGAGAAGGATATCGGCGAAATCGCGGACC
- a CDS encoding deoxyribodipyrimidine photolyase yields MTPTLPPQRHQFANDHPPRHEGDFVVYWMIAQRRLHWNFALQHAIDRALEYEKPLLIFEPLRVRYEWASDRIHRFIIEGMRDNAAAAESLPVVYYPYVEPRPGAGSPLLHRLAKRACTVVTDEYPCFFLPRMIDAVKDKLPARLELIDSNGVLPLRAAEKTYTVAHSYRRFMQKNILPALEHLPLANPLAPDDRPALPCPDGESMAERRKELLSSKILSKWPAANLEKLLRENGLSEIPIDHSVRPSQATPGGTVEASRRWHEFLNKKLSRYNDDRNQPDEHATTGLSPHLHFGHISVHEMVSSLLEHEGWSADQTSPPNGKNHGFWNVGENAEALLDQLLTWREIGFNWSFQNPDTYDSLESLPDWAKKTLNETRDDERPHLYTLSEFENAETHDELWNAAQRELVATGEMHNYMRMLWGKKILHWTRTPEEALEFMVHLNNKYGLDGRDPNSYCGILWVLGRTDRAWGPKRPVFGSVRYMTSDSTRKKLKLSKYLQRFAGSNKK; encoded by the coding sequence ATGACTCCCACGCTCCCTCCCCAGCGTCATCAATTCGCCAACGACCACCCACCCCGGCACGAAGGCGATTTCGTCGTCTACTGGATGATCGCCCAGCGGCGACTGCACTGGAATTTCGCGTTGCAGCACGCGATCGACCGGGCACTCGAATACGAGAAACCGCTGCTGATCTTCGAACCCCTGCGAGTTCGCTACGAATGGGCCAGCGACCGGATCCACCGATTCATCATCGAAGGCATGCGAGACAACGCGGCCGCCGCCGAATCATTGCCGGTCGTCTACTACCCGTACGTCGAACCGCGTCCGGGAGCCGGCTCGCCACTGCTTCATCGTTTGGCCAAACGAGCGTGCACGGTCGTCACCGACGAATACCCGTGCTTCTTTCTGCCCCGCATGATCGACGCCGTCAAAGACAAACTGCCCGCCCGCTTGGAATTGATCGACTCCAACGGCGTGCTCCCCCTGCGAGCGGCGGAGAAGACTTACACGGTCGCACACAGCTACCGGCGGTTCATGCAGAAGAACATCCTGCCCGCTCTCGAACATTTGCCACTTGCAAACCCGTTGGCCCCGGACGACCGCCCTGCCCTGCCCTGCCCCGATGGCGAATCGATGGCCGAGCGTCGAAAGGAATTGCTGTCGTCCAAGATCCTTTCCAAATGGCCGGCCGCGAATCTCGAAAAACTGCTCCGCGAAAATGGCTTGTCGGAAATCCCGATCGATCATTCGGTTCGTCCGTCCCAAGCGACCCCCGGCGGAACGGTGGAAGCCTCCCGTCGCTGGCACGAATTTTTGAACAAGAAACTGTCTCGCTACAACGACGACCGCAACCAACCCGATGAACACGCCACGACGGGCCTGAGCCCTCACCTTCACTTCGGTCACATTTCAGTGCACGAGATGGTTTCTTCGTTGCTGGAACACGAGGGCTGGTCCGCCGACCAAACGTCCCCACCCAACGGCAAGAACCATGGCTTTTGGAATGTCGGCGAAAACGCGGAAGCCTTGCTCGATCAGTTGCTGACCTGGCGAGAGATCGGATTCAACTGGTCGTTCCAAAACCCAGACACCTACGACTCATTGGAATCATTGCCGGACTGGGCGAAGAAGACGTTGAATGAAACGCGTGATGACGAGCGGCCCCATCTCTACACGCTGTCGGAGTTTGAGAATGCCGAGACGCACGATGAGCTTTGGAACGCGGCGCAGCGTGAATTGGTGGCAACCGGCGAGATGCACAACTACATGCGAATGCTGTGGGGAAAGAAGATTTTGCATTGGACAAGGACGCCCGAAGAAGCCCTCGAGTTCATGGTCCACCTGAACAACAAGTATGGCTTGGACGGTCGCGATCCAAACTCGTACTGC